A section of the Nitrospirota bacterium genome encodes:
- a CDS encoding NYN domain-containing protein yields the protein MPSIIIDGYNVIGVYHGDREKMRERFIDLLIRYKQAKQHDITVVFDGHKSGAGTEHAAVRGGVRIIYSRLGVRADDVIKRIISQDRREWIVVSSDRDIARHAWSVSSIPVPSDTFSAIIERKRGDDATPEAQEAIGKEEEEVPPYVGEKDDGDYVQSSRGNPHRLSKKERAIRKALGKL from the coding sequence TTGCCGAGCATCATCATCGACGGCTACAATGTCATCGGCGTCTATCATGGCGATAGAGAGAAGATGCGCGAGCGGTTCATCGATCTTCTGATACGCTATAAACAGGCCAAGCAGCATGATATCACCGTGGTATTTGACGGCCACAAGAGCGGCGCCGGTACGGAGCACGCAGCGGTCCGCGGCGGTGTCAGGATCATCTACTCCCGTCTCGGGGTACGCGCTGACGATGTCATCAAGCGCATCATATCGCAGGACCGCAGGGAATGGATCGTGGTGAGCTCAGACAGAGACATTGCCCGGCATGCCTGGTCGGTCAGCTCCATTCCCGTGCCTTCCGATACGTTCTCTGCTATTATCGAGAGAAAGAGAGGAGATGACGCGACACCGGAAGCTCAGGAGGCCATAGGCAAGGAAGAAGAGGAAGTGCCCCCGTATGTCGGTGAAAAGGACGATGGGGACTATGTCCAATCCAGCCGCGGCAACCCTCACCGCCTCTCGAAGAAAGAAAGGGCAATCAGAAAAGCCCTCGGCAAGCTGTAA
- the gmk gene encoding guanylate kinase, whose amino-acid sequence MSPRKGSLFVVSAPSGAGKTSLCQKLCEILPGIRYSVSYTTRAPRPGEIDDVHYTFVDAAAFRAMAAAGEFVEWAEVHGNFYGTSRRRIEELLQAGTDVILDIDVQGARQIRRSLPGCLLLFILPPSMEVLKQRLTGRMSDTAAVIERRLRNALAEIAEYKNYDYVIINDLFDEALRDLSSIVLAERVRVTKIDQEWIERTFPKEA is encoded by the coding sequence ATGAGCCCGAGGAAGGGTAGCCTCTTCGTCGTCTCCGCGCCCTCGGGCGCAGGGAAGACCTCCTTGTGCCAGAAGCTCTGCGAGATCCTTCCGGGGATCCGGTACTCCGTATCGTATACCACGCGGGCGCCGAGGCCCGGGGAGATCGACGATGTCCATTATACCTTTGTGGACGCGGCTGCCTTTCGCGCCATGGCGGCTGCCGGGGAGTTCGTCGAGTGGGCCGAGGTGCACGGCAATTTTTACGGGACCTCGCGGAGGCGGATAGAGGAGCTGCTGCAGGCCGGCACCGATGTCATCCTCGACATCGATGTCCAGGGCGCCCGCCAGATCCGGCGGTCCCTCCCGGGCTGCCTGCTCCTCTTCATCCTCCCGCCGTCGATGGAGGTGCTGAAGCAGAGGCTTACCGGCAGGATGAGCGACACTGCGGCGGTCATCGAACGGCGGCTCAGGAACGCCCTCGCCGAGATTGCAGAATATAAAAATTACGATTATGTTATTATAAATGACCTGTTCGATGAAGCACTTAGGGATCTGTCGTCGATTGTCCTCGCCGAGAGGGTGAGGGTGACGAAGATCGATCAGGAGTGGATAGAACGCACTTTTCCAAAGGAGGCATGA
- a CDS encoding phosphatase PAP2 family protein — translation MKLPLRPADSLTIAFSLFLFILTLLFFGKIPHASMLLLIYASVVLFQLMLVPLSRINSFLGLTRDIIFPVVAVLVIFDSLGLVVHAVNPQDIDHLLARIDYRLFGGHPTVFLERFVSPLLTDVLQIAYATYYFMPIALAVVLKKQGRHEAFERSLFLILLCFYLSYVGYLLFPAVGPRYAMDHLHEKALDGFLFSKPIQDILNLLEGVKRDAFPSGHTGVALTVLLLAFRYSRRLFWFLLVPVLLLIAATVYCRYHYVIDVIGGVGLTVVTFLIGEVYYRFWLAGRHAYPRHARRDG, via the coding sequence GTGAAGCTACCTCTTAGGCCCGCCGATTCCCTTACCATCGCTTTCAGCCTGTTTCTTTTCATCCTCACCCTGCTCTTTTTCGGGAAGATCCCGCATGCGAGCATGCTTCTGCTTATCTATGCGTCGGTGGTCCTTTTTCAGCTTATGCTCGTTCCTTTGAGCAGGATCAATTCCTTTCTCGGCCTGACGCGTGATATCATCTTTCCCGTTGTCGCTGTCCTCGTCATCTTCGACAGCCTCGGGCTGGTGGTGCATGCGGTGAACCCCCAGGATATCGACCACCTCCTCGCACGGATCGACTACCGCCTCTTCGGCGGCCATCCCACCGTGTTCCTCGAGCGGTTCGTTTCCCCCCTGCTTACCGATGTGCTCCAGATAGCCTATGCCACCTACTATTTCATGCCCATCGCACTGGCGGTTGTCCTCAAGAAGCAGGGCCGGCACGAGGCCTTCGAGAGGTCGCTCTTCCTGATACTGCTCTGCTTCTATCTCTCGTATGTCGGCTATCTCCTCTTTCCCGCTGTCGGGCCCCGGTATGCGATGGACCACCTCCACGAGAAGGCGCTCGACGGGTTTCTGTTCTCGAAGCCGATTCAGGATATCCTGAACCTGCTCGAGGGCGTCAAGCGCGACGCTTTCCCGAGCGGCCATACGGGGGTCGCGCTCACCGTGCTGCTCCTCGCCTTCCGGTATTCCCGCCGCCTCTTTTGGTTCCTCCTCGTGCCGGTGCTCCTCCTGATCGCCGCCACGGTATACTGCCGGTACCATTATGTGATCGACGTGATCGGCGGGGTCGGCCTCACGGTTGTAACGTTCCTGATCGGTGAGGTATATTATAGGTTCTGGCTGGCCGGGCGGCATGCATATCCCCGGCACGCCCGGCGCGATGGCTGA
- a CDS encoding YicC/YloC family endoribonuclease, whose product MIQSMTGYGAAEREGFKVEVRSLNHRHIDVSVKIPQALIEHDIPLRNKVKERFARGKFDIIVSLTAQRQLKVSLNKELAKEIHRSFLEIKRELSIPGALTIDFFSGYRELLVAEEPDYEADALYAALDAALDRIEEMRLKEGAALVKELHHHIEHMKELRLKAEAQAREGAGRYRESLARKVAELAANVPLDETRLAQEVAFLAQRSDITEEIARLKSHFEQFGAILSAGDAVGRKIDFLIQEMNRETNTIASKVDDVTITNLAIEMKTALEKLREQVQNIQ is encoded by the coding sequence GTGATACAGAGCATGACGGGGTACGGCGCTGCCGAGCGGGAAGGGTTCAAGGTCGAGGTCCGCTCCCTGAACCACCGCCATATCGACGTATCGGTAAAGATCCCCCAGGCGCTCATCGAGCACGACATACCCCTCCGGAACAAGGTGAAGGAGCGCTTTGCCCGCGGCAAGTTCGATATCATCGTATCGCTCACGGCGCAGCGGCAGCTGAAGGTCAGCCTCAACAAGGAACTCGCGAAGGAGATCCACCGCTCGTTCCTCGAGATCAAGCGGGAGCTCTCGATCCCCGGCGCCCTGACCATCGACTTTTTCTCGGGATACCGGGAGCTGCTCGTCGCCGAAGAGCCGGACTACGAGGCGGACGCGCTCTATGCCGCCCTCGATGCCGCCCTCGACCGTATCGAGGAGATGCGGCTCAAGGAGGGCGCGGCCCTCGTCAAGGAGCTGCATCATCACATAGAGCATATGAAAGAGCTGCGGCTCAAGGCGGAGGCCCAGGCAAGAGAGGGCGCGGGCCGCTACCGGGAGTCGCTCGCGCGGAAGGTCGCGGAGCTCGCCGCGAATGTTCCTCTCGACGAGACCCGCCTCGCCCAGGAAGTGGCGTTCCTCGCGCAGCGGAGCGACATCACCGAAGAGATAGCCCGCCTGAAGAGCCACTTCGAGCAGTTCGGCGCGATCCTCTCAGCCGGGGATGCGGTGGGCAGGAAGATCGACTTTCTCATTCAGGAGATGAACCGGGAGACGAATACGATCGCCTCGAAGGTCGACGACGTTACCATTACCAACCTGGCTATCGAGATGAAGACAGCCCTCGAAAAGCTCAGGGAGCAGGTCCAGAATATACAGTAG
- a CDS encoding Xaa-Pro peptidase family protein codes for MTTSEARLRRLQKDIRTKGIDALYVGSMKNVRYLTGFTGSSGFALVTRDRGIFATDFRYTEQAAAEVRGYELESERGPRIKAVKSLLKRLGIRKLGFETSISYELYEALEALPVQLLPQKGLVERMRLIKSAEEIATIHEAVRRAERAFLAIKPRIKAGVKEREIALRLEEQLKREGCRSIPFAIIVAAGRNAALPHAQPTEKKIQKGDFVIIDWGGEADGYYSDMTRTLLMAGPSLPEKKKIYDLVNDAREKAIGSVRKGVRTRAIDAAARDTIAKAGYGAYFGHGTGHGVGLDVHEAPRISWLRSEPVMEGMVFTVEPGIYIPELGGVRIEDMVAVEQGKGRVLTSLGRGLEIIGS; via the coding sequence ATGACCACGAGTGAAGCGAGATTGAGGCGGCTGCAGAAGGATATCAGGACAAAAGGCATCGATGCCCTCTATGTGGGCTCGATGAAAAATGTCCGCTACCTGACCGGGTTCACCGGGTCATCGGGCTTCGCCCTGGTGACAAGGGACAGGGGCATCTTCGCTACCGACTTCCGCTATACCGAACAGGCCGCCGCAGAGGTGCGCGGATACGAGCTCGAGTCCGAGAGGGGGCCGAGGATCAAGGCGGTCAAAAGCCTCCTGAAAAGGCTGGGCATCAGGAAGCTCGGCTTCGAGACTTCGATATCGTACGAGCTTTACGAAGCGCTCGAAGCGCTGCCCGTGCAGCTGCTTCCGCAGAAGGGGCTCGTGGAGCGCATGCGCCTCATCAAGTCCGCCGAGGAGATCGCCACGATTCACGAGGCGGTGCGGAGGGCCGAGCGGGCGTTCCTGGCGATCAAGCCGCGGATAAAGGCAGGGGTGAAGGAGCGGGAGATCGCCCTGCGGCTCGAAGAGCAGCTGAAGCGAGAGGGATGCCGGAGCATCCCTTTTGCCATAATAGTCGCCGCAGGCAGAAATGCCGCCCTGCCGCATGCACAACCGACTGAAAAGAAAATACAAAAAGGTGATTTTGTTATAATTGACTGGGGCGGAGAGGCGGACGGGTATTATTCCGATATGACCAGGACCCTCCTGATGGCAGGGCCGTCGCTGCCGGAAAAGAAAAAAATCTATGACCTCGTTAACGATGCCCGGGAAAAGGCAATAGGCTCGGTGAGGAAAGGGGTGCGCACCCGCGCGATCGATGCTGCTGCGCGGGACACCATAGCGAAGGCGGGGTATGGAGCGTACTTCGGCCACGGGACAGGGCACGGGGTCGGGCTGGATGTCCATGAGGCGCCCCGCATATCCTGGCTCAGGAGCGAGCCGGTGATGGAGGGGATGGTCTTCACCGTCGAGCCCGGCATTTATATACCCGAGCTGGGCGGCGTGCGCATCGAAGATATGGTGGCGGTGGAGCAGGGGAAGGGCAGGGTGCTGACGAGCCTCGGCAGAGGGCTTGAAATAATCGGTTCATAG
- a CDS encoding DUF167 domain-containing protein produces the protein MADDGIFIEVKVVPRSSRREVVGTVDGVLKVKLTAPPVGGAANEQLVELLAETYKVKKGDIMIVKGAAATRKTVKITGVSR, from the coding sequence ATGGCTGACGACGGTATATTCATAGAGGTCAAAGTCGTTCCCCGGTCCTCGAGAAGAGAGGTCGTCGGGACGGTAGACGGGGTGCTCAAGGTGAAGCTCACCGCCCCCCCCGTAGGCGGCGCGGCGAACGAGCAGCTCGTCGAGCTGCTGGCCGAAACCTACAAGGTGAAAAAGGGGGATATAATGATAGTGAAGGGCGCGGCGGCGACACGCAAGACGGTAAAGATCACGGGGGTGTCACGGTGA
- the coaBC gene encoding bifunctional phosphopantothenoylcysteine decarboxylase/phosphopantothenate--cysteine ligase CoaBC — translation MLTDKRILFGITGSVAAYKSIDLIKRLRQEGASVRVIMTEASKRFITSLSIELAAGDMVYTDMFATPLSHVTLPAGADLFIVAPATANCINKYAGGIADDMLSATLLAFTGKVILAPAMNWRMYANPILQKNLHYLESLGVRAVGPEKGSLACGEEGMGRLADTEKIMEAVIASLTEQDMAGEQVLITAGPTREYLDPVRFLSNRSSGKMGYALALMAKRRGAEVTLISGPVSLPQPDDIEVVRVETAADMHAAVMDSVSLSSLFIAAAAVADYMPAEQKSSKMEKKEKVALTMLKTPDILEEVGKLKNKPFTVGFAAETGNRVDRARKKLIAKNVDMIVFNDVSKKDAGFDVDTNEVVIIDREREKKVPLMSKAEVAKAVLDRVVELKSAG, via the coding sequence GTGCTTACCGATAAGCGTATACTGTTCGGCATCACCGGCAGTGTTGCGGCGTACAAGTCGATCGATCTGATTAAACGGTTGCGACAGGAAGGGGCCTCTGTCAGGGTTATCATGACAGAGGCCTCGAAGCGTTTTATCACCTCTCTCTCCATAGAACTGGCTGCAGGCGATATGGTCTACACCGACATGTTCGCGACGCCCCTTTCCCATGTGACGCTCCCCGCCGGCGCCGACCTCTTTATTGTCGCCCCGGCAACGGCGAATTGCATAAATAAATACGCAGGCGGCATCGCCGACGATATGCTGAGCGCCACCCTCCTCGCCTTCACCGGCAAGGTCATCCTCGCCCCTGCGATGAACTGGCGCATGTACGCCAACCCGATACTCCAAAAGAACCTCCACTATCTCGAGTCGCTCGGCGTCCGGGCCGTCGGTCCGGAGAAGGGGAGCCTCGCCTGCGGCGAGGAAGGGATGGGCAGGCTGGCCGATACCGAGAAGATCATGGAGGCGGTCATAGCGTCCCTTACGGAGCAGGATATGGCGGGCGAGCAGGTCCTGATCACCGCAGGACCGACGAGGGAATACCTCGACCCGGTGCGGTTCCTCTCGAACCGCTCGTCGGGCAAAATGGGCTATGCCCTGGCGCTGATGGCGAAGCGGCGCGGCGCCGAAGTCACCCTCATCAGCGGGCCGGTCTCCCTGCCGCAGCCCGACGATATCGAGGTCGTACGGGTCGAAACGGCTGCGGACATGCATGCAGCGGTTATGGACAGCGTCTCCCTGTCGTCTCTTTTCATCGCGGCAGCGGCGGTCGCCGACTATATGCCCGCAGAGCAGAAGAGCAGCAAGATGGAGAAGAAGGAGAAGGTCGCGCTCACGATGCTCAAGACGCCCGATATCCTCGAAGAAGTAGGGAAACTCAAGAATAAACCCTTCACCGTCGGCTTTGCCGCTGAGACCGGGAACCGGGTCGATCGGGCGCGGAAAAAGCTCATCGCCAAGAATGTCGACATGATCGTCTTCAACGATGTCTCGAAGAAGGACGCGGGATTCGATGTCGATACCAACGAGGTCGTCATCATCGACCGCGAGCGCGAGAAAAAGGTCCCTCTCATGTCCAAGGCCGAGGTCGCCAAGGCGGTCCTCGACAGGGTCGTGGAGCTGAAGAGCGCCGGCTGA
- a CDS encoding DUF370 domain-containing protein, which yields MEGAVKGPLVNIGFGNVIHASRVVAIVNPGSSPIKKLREEARERGKLVDATEGRKTRSIIVTDSDHIVLSAIQVETIVQRVSGMKDGSGGIVYEPEEG from the coding sequence ATGGAAGGAGCCGTAAAGGGTCCGCTCGTCAACATAGGGTTCGGCAATGTCATCCATGCATCGAGGGTGGTCGCCATCGTCAACCCCGGATCCTCTCCCATCAAGAAGCTGCGGGAAGAGGCGCGGGAGCGGGGCAAACTCGTCGATGCCACGGAGGGGAGGAAGACCCGTTCGATAATCGTCACGGACAGCGACCATATCGTCCTCTCCGCCATTCAGGTCGAGACTATCGTACAGCGCGTGTCCGGGATGAAGGACGGGAGCGGGGGAATCGTGTATGAGCCCGAGGAAGGGTAG
- the rpoZ gene encoding DNA-directed RNA polymerase subunit omega, producing the protein MISMDIIALPVEHNKDAIDSRFRLVSIAAQRARELSLGATSKIQTKAKKVTTTAIVETISGKIDFLTGADAVAEREKAERIDYKKLIEERRRPIEDLSELEKDLKVYLHEKGTPERALEDLFSESEEADTDTGEE; encoded by the coding sequence ATGATCAGTATGGATATCATCGCGCTGCCTGTCGAACATAATAAAGACGCCATAGACAGCAGGTTCAGGCTCGTCTCGATCGCTGCACAGCGGGCGAGGGAGCTCTCCCTGGGGGCGACCTCGAAGATCCAGACAAAGGCGAAAAAGGTGACCACCACGGCGATTGTCGAGACCATTTCCGGCAAGATCGACTTCCTGACCGGCGCCGATGCCGTAGCCGAGCGGGAAAAAGCAGAACGGATCGATTACAAGAAGCTCATCGAGGAGCGGCGGAGGCCGATCGAAGACCTCTCCGAGCTCGAGAAGGACCTCAAGGTCTATCTGCACGAGAAAGGCACGCCGGAGAGGGCACTCGAAGACCTCTTCAGCGAGAGCGAGGAAGCGGACACCGACACCGGCGAAGAATAG
- a CDS encoding tetratricopeptide repeat protein — translation MTGIDNSTYIRRLKERLRQKPDSALFLSLAEELRKRDRIDEAITLLVEGVKKNPCFVAAQLTLGRWYRLNNMPAEARRELSAAAEKAPDNIFVHKELAETCRQLGDTGQAAEAYRKVLSLDSFDAEASAFLDGLGALAVSTEPNKSTVEPEAQPALKSEAAEVPEETGNSEQHRAAVPPSLAEVLTAVRPSEGRSSALLQQAEELIAAGEYGRAIEIYNALLKSEPHHSPVRQRKEELKAFMKLAGIDSAPVVARLEKLLVLTRQHFAEQRDRERAATLGHLNDFLGAINSRFARTP, via the coding sequence ATGACGGGCATCGATAACAGCACCTATATCAGGCGGCTCAAGGAGCGGTTGCGGCAGAAACCGGACTCGGCGCTCTTCCTCTCCCTTGCGGAGGAGCTGAGGAAACGGGACCGTATCGACGAGGCGATAACCCTCCTGGTCGAGGGCGTCAAGAAGAACCCCTGTTTTGTCGCTGCCCAGCTCACGCTCGGACGGTGGTACCGGCTGAACAACATGCCTGCCGAAGCGCGCAGGGAGCTTTCGGCTGCGGCAGAGAAGGCCCCTGACAATATTTTCGTCCATAAAGAGCTCGCAGAGACCTGCCGGCAGCTCGGCGATACCGGGCAGGCCGCAGAAGCATACCGGAAGGTGCTCTCCCTCGATTCTTTCGATGCCGAGGCGTCCGCTTTTCTCGACGGCCTTGGGGCCTTGGCGGTGAGCACGGAACCGAACAAAAGCACCGTGGAGCCAGAGGCGCAACCGGCGCTGAAGAGCGAGGCCGCGGAAGTCCCTGAAGAGACCGGCAACAGTGAGCAGCACCGCGCAGCAGTCCCTCCCTCGCTCGCAGAGGTCCTGACAGCCGTCCGTCCCTCCGAAGGGCGGTCTTCCGCGCTGCTGCAGCAGGCCGAAGAGCTGATCGCCGCAGGAGAGTATGGGCGGGCGATCGAGATTTACAATGCCCTTCTGAAGTCCGAGCCTCACCATTCACCGGTGCGCCAGAGGAAAGAGGAGCTGAAAGCGTTCATGAAGCTTGCGGGGATCGACAGCGCACCCGTCGTCGCCCGGCTCGAGAAGCTTCTCGTCCTCACCAGGCAGCATTTCGCGGAGCAGCGGGACCGGGAGCGGGCTGCGACGCTGGGCCACCTGAACGATTTTCTGGGGGCGATCAACAGCAGGTTCGCCCGCACTCCCTGA
- the efp gene encoding elongation factor P — translation MIATSDFRKGAKIEYKGEPCEIVDFQHVKMGRGGAVVRTKLKSLRTGNVLEDTFRSGDKFDTPQLEEREMQYLYAQDDLYYFMDMESYEQIPLTEAQLGETKKFIKENMVIKMLYYKEAPISVEPPMFVELAVAETEPAFRGDTASGSSKPAKLETGLVVKVPFHIAVGDVLRIDTRTSEYMEKVSGK, via the coding sequence TTGATCGCAACGAGCGACTTCAGGAAAGGTGCAAAAATAGAATACAAGGGCGAGCCCTGCGAGATCGTCGATTTCCAGCATGTCAAGATGGGGAGGGGCGGTGCGGTGGTCAGGACGAAGCTCAAGAGCCTCAGGACCGGCAATGTGCTCGAGGACACCTTCCGGTCGGGCGATAAGTTCGACACTCCCCAGCTCGAGGAAAGGGAGATGCAGTACCTTTACGCGCAGGACGATCTGTACTACTTCATGGATATGGAGAGCTACGAGCAGATACCGCTCACCGAGGCGCAGCTCGGCGAGACGAAGAAATTCATCAAAGAGAATATGGTCATCAAAATGCTGTACTATAAGGAGGCGCCGATCTCCGTAGAGCCGCCGATGTTCGTCGAGCTCGCGGTTGCCGAGACCGAGCCCGCCTTCAGGGGCGATACGGCGTCGGGCAGCAGCAAGCCTGCAAAGCTCGAGACAGGGCTGGTCGTCAAGGTGCCGTTCCATATCGCCGTCGGCGACGTCCTCAGGATCGATACGAGAACGTCGGAATATATGGAGAAGGTGTCCGGCAAGTAA
- a CDS encoding YkgJ family cysteine cluster protein: MEAGRMDREQQLQRLGEIFRAIDAIYGAAMRHYRFSCEGCDDNCCVTKFHHHTLIEELYLAEGLALLDEQKRQELLSRAGDVTKIHRASPEDVRVMCPLNDGGLCIVYEHRPLICRIHGVPYEMHKQNMSIDYGIGCHRFMAEKVEEGLKYFPLNRTMFYVEIAKVEKEARALLGYTGDYRKTTAEMVLSILLAP; the protein is encoded by the coding sequence ATGGAAGCGGGAAGGATGGATAGGGAGCAGCAGCTGCAGCGGCTCGGCGAGATCTTCCGGGCTATCGATGCCATATACGGTGCGGCGATGCGCCACTACCGGTTCAGCTGCGAAGGGTGCGACGACAACTGCTGCGTCACGAAGTTCCACCATCACACCCTCATCGAGGAGCTCTACCTCGCCGAGGGCCTCGCGCTGCTCGATGAGCAGAAGCGGCAGGAGCTCCTCAGCCGTGCCGGAGACGTGACGAAGATACACCGGGCCTCGCCCGAGGATGTCCGGGTCATGTGCCCCCTGAACGACGGCGGGCTCTGCATCGTGTACGAGCATCGCCCCCTGATATGCCGGATCCACGGGGTGCCCTACGAGATGCACAAGCAGAACATGTCGATCGACTACGGCATCGGCTGCCACCGCTTCATGGCGGAAAAGGTGGAGGAGGGGCTCAAGTATTTTCCGCTCAACCGCACCATGTTCTACGTCGAGATCGCAAAAGTGGAAAAGGAAGCGCGGGCGCTCCTCGGCTACACCGGCGATTATCGCAAAACTACGGCAGAGATGGTCCTGAGCATTCTCCTCGCGCCCTGA
- a CDS encoding PIN domain-containing protein, which produces MKRDIFVDTSAFIALRVSDDACHKRAAAFLKTIKEQRLRLHTTNFILDEVYTYFCRSHKVAMEMAELIRSNPLITLHRVDAEEEERAWEILKNFSDKEFSYTDATSFIVMESLTIDTAFAFDEHFKQYGKFVLVP; this is translated from the coding sequence GTGAAGCGGGACATCTTTGTTGATACCAGCGCATTTATCGCGCTGAGGGTCAGTGATGACGCCTGCCATAAAAGAGCTGCCGCTTTCCTGAAGACCATAAAGGAGCAAAGGCTCAGGCTTCATACGACGAACTTTATCCTGGATGAAGTTTATACCTACTTTTGCAGGTCGCATAAAGTTGCAATGGAGATGGCGGAGCTCATCAGGAGCAACCCGCTGATCACCCTGCACCGTGTAGACGCCGAAGAAGAGGAGCGGGCATGGGAGATACTGAAAAACTTTTCCGATAAGGAGTTTTCGTACACCGACGCGACAAGTTTTATCGTTATGGAGTCCCTCACTATTGATACCGCTTTTGCCTTTGACGAGCATTTCAAGCAATATGGGAAATTCGTACTTGTCCCGTAG